The nucleotide sequence gagagggagagaggtcctgtgtgtggtccaatctaatccacaccatccattttcatcctaaccatacaaacaaaatgtaaaccaattttctctatcgccaaaacttataataatttaaaccaaataacgttacacacacataccttagtaacgTCAAGGGTAAATCCATCAATTCACGTCCCCGATagaaaatctcgggacgggctgtgacagtatGACTTTTagccattttatatttttttgtacaatattttatgataaaaaaattgtgccaaaaacataaaataatgcATAATATATGAAGAATTCTATTTTTGAGATAGTCTACTTAACATTCtcttaaaaaagaataaaaaaacgaAGAAAGAACACAACTTGTAAACAGCACACACACCTGACACATCAGAGGCTTTGGCCCTTGGGGCTTTGGGTAGTCTCGTCTATGTGCACTTAGTCAACATAGTACAAGTCCACAGAGAAAGGATCGGGGTTTCCCCTCACTACGCTTTTTTTTGGGCTAATTCATAATTTGAAGTTTTATTATGATTgtttgaagaataaaaaaatttaattcaagaGCTTATAAGTTGAGAAGAAAAGCTCGCATTTCTGTATTTGTCACGATCTACTTCGTTATTATGAGTTACTTTGATGTCTACCTTTCATtaccaatttttttctaaaatattATGTTGAAAATGTGAGggatgttgtaggcataatttactaaacaattatagaggccatagagagagggggtgcggcaatagtagagagaaagaaagagatgtgcaattgtgggtgtgtgttattccaccccattgtgcctttatttatagtagtaggaaaggTAAAAacttttccctttaggattacaacatttaataggtaatctactcctaataagagtataagagatattccaagatatactaggatttacacaatcacattcctattctaataggattgcaacactcccccttaagtgtgtaaatactcaagtaaatgacgcatcaggtcttcagtgatgaaggaagtacagttgatgaagtcatcggcacaatgagtgaatgcgagtctcaaatcaacggaagaatgcataaaaagtaaaacttacaaaacctcgctatggtaaaacccaaggtgggagatgaacccatagtctaaggagaaaagtgagaagttgcattaagtcaaaactatacgtcttttggacgcaagcagaagagctcacaagggtatgatcaacccaggatgggtgcctcgttaaaacctagttaggtggcaaaaacccagtgggaaaaatgctcctaagcataggaaaaaagagtacattaagatcaagtgagtatacttttggatactccccctgagtttggcataacttctaaatgagaactacaagaatttgcatatgaatagttaggcataccattTCCGGGGACAaacttctggaaggttgacttcgacAGTGACATCGtatagaggtcggcaaggttatctgagatcggcttgcatgacttcaatctcctgatgctttgttGATGTAGATGtggacgcaatatgtcttggcattgacttcgttgatgtatcatggcttggtcaggttgatacatgcggcataatcttcatggattgtCGTTGGGattcaacgatggatgaaaacacagcaagtacttcaaatatgctcaacaagaactcctaaccacgtctcacttgtggcatagtgaagtaaggtgagttTTGGAACAATTCGAAGATTTCATAACTAAGGTTATAtcatggacctccaagatattgcaatatccctaacggtaaagacataaccatttggggattttgccttttgcgggtttgataagtaacctgcgtcagcataacaaacaaggcaatcATTATTTCGACGATGAGGGGGGTTAGATCCACTAAGATGTGTTGGGATTTGCCCAtgtagtaccttcagggtatgtctttaataccaattcagtggttgtgTGTAGGCGcgatgctgcatctttaccaagatcaatagcgaatgagatgttctgtctaaatacaataagctaagtacaacgaagcgcaaagttgaacttagatatgaaattttggattccataacctcttcaagagtctcatttgcatataacgtatggacgatcataggtatactcaaaaGTGACACCTTtagggtgtagttcgactggtagaccaaaataccatcagaacaatgcttcaattttaggtcaaggcataaacgagttttcccaagatccttcatctcaaattccatcttcaggtgcgaggcagttttctcaagctcttccggagtcttagtgagattcgtgttaatgacataaactgtaactctagcgatttggaataagacttcatggtttaacatgcaagggcatagttcataaccttgactgatcaaataatcatttagacgggtataccacatccgtcggattgtaagtgaacgcctcaaaacaagttaaaagggtgtttcgtggttttggaactatttgaaacagtccatgtaattcttcaggAACTTACATGTGAATCTCCGTATATATATCCCCATAGAGAAAACattaaccacatttcataatgctgctatcaatcacagggcgtttgagagaaaccttgcgccgtAAGGCGTGCAtgatatcgcactatttcattcatctcataacacTTCCTTTCCCATTTGGAACACAAcggggttaccttgggcagtgtaggaacgacagatccaatacacactttggtaaggaatttaacctggattgtaactttagttgtccaatcagttctacgttgtcacttaatcaacggaacacggttTGATATCGtcacttttcatttatgttggtagctaccatataagtgaaaacatcatcgatgataatctcatttcaattccatttagctcatccaaactagtatactggactaagaactttaagtctcgggagaaatctggattaatcttatgagatggaaatgatttgagatagcgatcgagtttagattcattgttgtgccgtatcttcctcttctagggaagtgaatcctacgaaccgaatgatctgtcgtgctccaggccatgacagattgattggctatctgcCAGTGTACTGGACCGTCCAATAGAGGCGTCCAAACCATCCAACAAGGGCGGCACAccctccagggatgttgactcaACATCCATTAAGTATGTTTATCCTTGCAAGCATGTTTGCAGCTgctatatgatctcgtcactctAGCTAGATCAAAGGAATGCGTATGGGgcaacattctgaaatctagaattcatcgcacttgcttacacacttgtgcggtatagggatcgagatgagacatagtgggcaacgtccacgcaaattcgcaccattcttatctccccctaacggcgggaagactatctcattaaagtgacaaacCGCAAATAAGCGATAAAGAGATCGCGTGCAAGGGCTCGAAGAGAACTAGTGTGAAagagaatcatgatcgacaaaagatacacatccttctttgaggacctaTGGTGGTACGTTGCGACGGCGTAACTTGGCATATgaaatgcacacccaaatgcgttAAATACGAAAAATtgtcaggttcgtacccagtaactaACTGTACagtcatataggttgggtggcaatgggccttaaggcggaccaacataactgCGTACAATGATTACATAGCCCTAAGCAGAaaccgaaaacttggtacgttttccaaaattcgggcgatcatttaaattgtgctttatgatcgctaggcgaggctatttggggtgaacatgggaattcgatgttcaattataaacccaaaatacatgcaatactttatcaaaaaccgtcgatataaactctccgaCATTATCCATTCTCCcggaccttaagggataagtagggtggtgaacccttaatcggctatgaggtttagcagcaatgtgtgtggaaaaacatgtgaccagtttgtcgattcatcaaccaaaaccataagtatttatatggtctacattttggttggattagtccacatatattcccttgaatccactgtgaaaaagGAGTCGCTTTGTATCTTTGCTAGGGATGACTAAGAAATCAAATTTCCTCAAATGAACGGGTTTTGGCAAAGTGTGgttgtaggcacaagatccttacttcgggtaagtagatgcgttgtagcatcattgttcgacctaagtgtcccaaaaggtcgtaccaaagcaagtaaactgctcaatcactaGGCTCCAGGCCGACCACATGTGGTGTATTCCTggttgggagacaacccattggccctaaatcaaagcttcaagctcatttttggaggtggtgaaaagatatttcactttattttcttcagtggtttcatttatgatcattgtcatctcgaatatccttaaaaactcaacattagggagaatttaaggtcccttaaatggtgatgtagtaccattcatacaataaggagcgtgccaatgctcttaatcaggttggatagacctgaagtcgttgttaaagatgtgatttaggtgtaaagttagtgtgcgttgtacgcattcatccagacaactaactttcccacattcctacataatcacgtgtttaattgaatcggtcacatgtattaagaaacatgattcaattaactcatattcgaggacaatatcaataagattatcaataagtaaaacatacacaaaCTTGAATCCaggaacatggaaaaatgttcacaaagtaaatggtttactaaggggatttggccaacaaggccatccatgtcaaaattttgcttttccaacgatgtttggtggagcaaaattagtctcacatattgacttctagaatggtactcctcaacaacattggtaggggcacgaataggtgcataaccaatgatctattccatcgagATGGAAATAGGTTatgcagggttaaggtttgagaatattatcccttattcttgaagttttaggtcttaggtatcAAGGATCATGCTTGgagcatgatgccacaccttggctgGCCCTGATTATACCATATGTTGTAtaaacaaactcgaaattggattgtgagagaaTATGTTATTCGATGTATCCTTGCCAAAGTAGTGCATCACCATTCGGTAGGCTTTGACCGAACTAGGTCGAGCTATTCGGTATGCTCAAACTGAACTGGGTccatacctttctctcatatttgtggtagtaattagatctgagaatttggtaaacttccgctatctacactgctgcttcaggggtaagttagaaacaaggaagaaCGAGAAAAatattctccagtcaaaagttgatcggatttataaacttcataattgtactcattcatggacataatcatggtgtgcttcaggcaatgtctttcatgattagacaatCCGTAGGagtgagccaaagagccatggaatcttCAATCGAGgggtatttccatttgtaatgctttgagcataagtcttcgaatgaagatcatggtggaggcttattcagctcttccatgccattgttggcttcaatggtgtctcagcttcttgatagtcaaatggagattcacgtcttgtaccccatataaagtggtttctattagaaacatccaaattaggaaaatcaaacttgtgacggttcgCCAATCCACTAAATTGGAGTGAACAATATTGTGATTGGTgatatgggaatgaatcatccataagcatcaaagttagaacattcgagttctaagacatggttttcatgaaaaacgtcgggttttcatgggtgtattgttttatgaaatcttTGAGTTTcgaaggcactaaatttgaaactacaggttcaactTAGTTTATGCacatttagttcataaaagaaagGTTCCTGTAagaacacataatgcaatatgctaatttaagtgtagtggatttgaggttcttcgggaactcaagtgtgaatGCTTTGGGACTACGAAAGTAAGTCAACGGtttaaagtataaaaataaattattgaatcgttaatgtccaaaagtgatattcaggttaataattttggattcattatcagattaatggactgcaggtcatttttaattcattcaatagatcgggaccattcggggtcgatcgtagaagaaaaataatattaacatatGGGTTCAAATTATTTAgaatgctaaaataatagcaTTTGGGTCGAAAAATATTGCCCCAAAAATAATTGGGCTTGGGTTGGGTGCCTTGAGTAAAAGGCAGGGCCCAAAAAGGGCCTCGTGAGTGAGCTGTAGGTCACAGCCGAGAGACAGGAAGCCTAGCAGCTAATGCTGCTAGCTTTGGGCCAAGGATAGGCACGAGAGCAAGGCCAAAGGTTTGCGGGTTGCAAAGGAAACCCCAGTTGTAGCTGGGTTTCAAGTTTTGGGCTGCAGAAACTAAGCCACCTTTATAGGCTGGCTTATAGAGACGCGGGCCGTGGCAGAGGCTAAGCTCAGCAGCCAAGGCTGATGGCGTGGGCCGAGACTTGAGGACCAACTCAATATGTGCTGGTGTGGGTCAGGGCTACAGCCTCATGGTAAAAAACCAATCCAGGCACACAACTTGGTTTTCCACAAAGGTAGCGAAGCCCAAAAGCTTTAGCGCAGGTCCAAGACGTCAAACGACGTTATCTTAATGGGGGTCTCCACACAGCTGGGCTTCAGGCCAGCACAGAGGTCCTTATGGTGGTGCTACGACAGTGGTGCCGCAAAATCCCAAGTTCCTATCTTTATTTTTCGAAATTGTTAGGGTTCTACAAACCCTAATATGattctaatttattttgattctttgactcatgttgatgcacaaaatcattaaggactttggtacaacagaaaatgttaagtttgtgactttcgctagattgcttcggtcactagtatggataagtatgtaaatggatagagacagggaagcaaacacaagatgtacatcgttcacccagattggctacgtccacggagtagaagaattctcattaattgtgaagggtttacacaagttcataggttcaagctctcctttagtgagtactagtgaatgatttagtacaaatgacattaggaaatattgtgggagaatgatctccttttatagaagagtttctagctttgttctgacattgacacatgtcgtgttgtgattggcttctaatgttgacacgtgtcgcattgtgattggcctcctggttggagggaaactcttctgggtccttgacggtataacgttgaccggtgcttagtagtttcgagattggtcaagtatggtacaaccAGTGCTTCCCTACAttctcgagtgagggaagctcctcggttggggacttgcaagatccaagccgttgagtaatcacgaaacttctaagtaccgaagtgtggtatcgtcttcacttgccttatctgtctcataggtagatgtggcatcttctctggaagtactattcctccatctaggggtggtatctttaattagtggagatgcacaaggtaatgtatcaatttcacttgaagcttacttgtagtttcaggcttggtcaagcgcgatacaaaccatgtagtaggagtctcccaagtcgccgagctaggagatctgccgaaagaggtgacaaacaaggtaagcaatcagagctccaagaaatgagtcccagatcagaagtttgatttcgagttccggctgattgttctcattctccctatcttgcaggtagcatgaaggataaaaagaagaaaaaggagaagagatgatatgagatacttttgcttttgaagaattaactttccacagacttattcttgaactgggctggagggttttctggtttcctccagagtataaggccgacttaagaatttaagggtaaaaaaaagtccatcaaatctagagtacgttcgaccctgatgatatgagatacttttgttgttgacaaagtagtggatgtatcagcacgtgttctgttacgcttgtctccacatgcttccttgtatcattctcacttgccttatctgttcctcatgcagatgtggtatcttctctggaagcataagatgttgaagatgagtactcgagagcaatgacaggtaagtaatcaggtaaggggttccaggcagtcagttcctgactggaagcttgattccaagtgctgactaattgctctctttcttcttgtcttgcaggtaagaacaagggcaaaggaaaagacagggaaaaagcatgataaaggatactcttgcttttgaccctgatgatatgagatactattgctctggtgtggcaggtttgcatatgtattattggggggggggaagaaactgagtattttgagaggctttgttgggagtgccctctcagatatgagaaatggttgagcatttttgcaggtctgcctattcgtgaaggatggaggtcgacatatataggagtctccctaacaacaagtagtaatgctattcatttacccctgttggtcatagcaatgtagtgggagctgcaagcttcacgtgttttaactttgtcagagcacttgatgttgcgtgtgaagattgcaaaaaAGCTTTAttcaaggaaatctagctctcgaagttcagagagctgtgctcttcagttttcgaacaagcaatcctgtcgaggatctggctctcgagattcggagaatggaaagcaatcttgttgggagtctggctctggAGATTCAgaaagcggtgtctcttcgatttttgaaaaagtaatcctattgggagtctggctttcgagatttggAAGGCGGTGcctattcgatttttgagcaagtaatcatgttgggagtgtggctctcgagattcggagagtggtgcctctttgatttttgagcaagcaatcttgttggaagtgttttctcgaatgtgagcaaaggttggacattttttgccagtctgccttgccacggagcatggaggttgacacacatagggactttccagttatcaagcagtggtgctgttcatttacccttatgggtaatagtatggtggctggacctttaaaatttatgtgtctaaactttgtcagagatctttggcaaagttatctatggtacccgaggagctgatgttgcgtgtggaaaatgGTGCTTCTTtgaaatccgaagagtggtgttgttcctttacccttgtgggtaataatagggtagctggaccttcaaaatttatgtgtccaaactttgtcagagatctttggcaaagttatctgtggtacccgaggagctgatgttgcgtgtggaaaatggtgcctcttcaaaatctggagagtggtgcctcttcaatttttgaaccaatggccatgttgccttttcttttataagggcaccaattgtgtgcaagaagtacattaagagagttattgcttgtaggaattttccctttatttttgtacttcagagatttattggacctcatttctccttcatcatttttcaaaatgtctggcccatctgaccgtcgttttgacttaaactttggtgaaaaggcagctatgtctcctcaagacaacatatggcgcccatccttcttatcccctactggtcctcttaccgttagagactttgtgatgaagaatgatatgaccgctgtggtggtggccatgaaccttttcactcccaaagataacagactactttccaaatggtctgatgagttggctgttaaggattccctagcttttagtgttcagtgtgcaggttctgtgtctaatatggcccaacgcctatttgctcgaacccgccaagttgaatcattggcggctaaagtgataagtctcaaacaggagattagagggctcaagcatgagaataaacaattgcacaggctcgcacatgactatgctacaaacatgaagaggaagcttgaccagatacaggaatctgatggtcagattttacttgatcatcagaggtttgtgggtttgttccaaagacatttattgccttcgttttctagggctgtaccgcgtaatgaagctccaaatgatcaacctccgatgcctcctccttctggggttctgtccagtactgaggctccgaatgattaccctctggtgccttctctttctggggctctaccgattgctgagacttctcctaagcaacctttatgaaggctccctcttatttgtttattttgactcatgtatatgtacatatttgtaacttctcgaagatatcaataaataagctttgcttcatttcaacatattgtgttaaatacaccaaagccttcttcactaagttcttcgaattttttcttttgttgaagctttgtgagtgaagcatgtaggttgaagtagtgttcccttaatttcccgagtgagggaaacttctcggttggagacttgaaaaatccaagtcattgaatggttgtgagacttccgagtatcaaggtgcagtagcatatggtaagagtcccccaagtctccaatcgagggagttgacaaaggaggtgtcttgctagtagccaagcttctaaagtaacaaaacttcaccattttcctttctaagtggtggcccaaaactcctcattcatatatatttgttatgaaagttgttaggtccaaagaagaggaggcctaggcaattttttttttcttttcgatttttcgaatttctgaatttttgaatttttgaattttcaaattttcaaatttcggaaaaaaaaaaaaaaaaaatatatatatatatattaagctttgtaggtgaagctttggtgttgaagctttgtaggtgaagctttgttgggtactttgaattgattttgcttcacactatcttgatcaagagtgtgtgaagcttttgtaggtgaggctttgtaggtgaagcttttgtggatgaagcttttgtggatgaagattttgtgggtcaagcctttgtgggtgaagctttagtgggtgaaggttttgtgggtcaagcttttgtgggtcaagcttttgtaggtgaagcttttgtgggtcaagcttttgtgggtcaagtttttgtgttgaaacttttgtaggtgaagctttggagttgaagctttgtaggtgaagctttggagttgaagcttttgttgggtaccatgaattgattttgcttcacactatcttgatcaagatagtgtgaaacttttgagaatttgtagttgtcctccattgatgaagcttttgttggtgaagcttttgtgttgaagctttggagttgaagctttgtaggtgaagcttttgtgttgaagttttgtaggatACCATGAAtcgattttgcttcacactatcttgatcaagatagtgtgaaggttttgagaatttgtagctattctccattgatgaagcttttgttggtgaagcttttgtgttgaagctttgttggtgaagctttggagttgaagctttgtaggtgaagcttttgtgttgaagctttgtagggtaccatgaatttattttgcttcacactatcttgatcaagatagtgtgaagcttttgagaatttgtagttgtcctccattgatgaagctttgttgaatttcccaatttccttttttttttttgggaaaattagaaatttgaaaatgtgggagagataacatatacaaatttttcttccacGATGTTGAGCaggagattgtgatgcaagccacaccttgtagtagtcgaaggtttggatgaaccatataaattgaatttgcttcgaacagtcttgatcaagagtgtgtgaagctttctacgagttgtagttgcccttcattgatcaagcttttgttggcaccataaattggttttgctccacactgtcttaatcaagagtgtatgaaacttttgagaattgtggttgcccttcattgatgaagctcttgttggcaccataaattgattttgcttcacactgtcttgatcaagagtgtgtgaagcttttgagaattgtggttgccctccattgatgaagctcttgttggcaccataaattgattttgcttcacactgtcttgatcaagagtgtgtgaagctttatACGAGTTGTAaagtttgcattgttacaaaagagaaatgtctgaagcaattgcaagagggctgaatagcttgatcttcgtatgccatgcactgaaattgttgttggcttgcaataagactttgttggtgactataactcttgttgggcataagtgctcccctagttgagttgtaaaacttgagggttttttattatttatgaatgctaggagttcacatgtacaagttgtaccactcgtcttctggttggtggaatgaatggtgagttgctttcatcacttggttggtggaacgaaggtgagttcctacatcacctttcatcacctggttggtggcacgaagatgagttcctttttcacctggttggtgtcaTG is from Malus sylvestris chromosome 5, drMalSylv7.2, whole genome shotgun sequence and encodes:
- the LOC126622205 gene encoding uncharacterized protein LOC126622205 translates to MAQRLFARTRQVESLAAKVISLKQEIRGLKHENKQLHRLAHDYATNMKRKLDQIQESDGQILLDHQRFVGLFQRHLLPSFSRAVPRNEAPNDQPPMPPPSGVLSSTEAPNDYPLVPSLSGALPIAETSPKQPL